The following nucleotide sequence is from Centropristis striata isolate RG_2023a ecotype Rhode Island chromosome 7, C.striata_1.0, whole genome shotgun sequence.
TGAAATCTGACTTTCCTGGTAGGTATCATCGATattcatagatagatagatagatagatagatagatagatagatagatagatagatagatagatagatagatagatagatagatagatagatagatagatagatagactttattcatcatggaaattcggttgtcacaacagtccggtattcaagtaccacaaaaataaaataaaatagaataaaataaaatactgaggtagcataaataaaaacaacaatagaaaaaacacagaatagaacagaacaaggacacttaagagttggtaggatggttgacaagatgaaggtaattatactgatgatatgatggcaacaatgctatagtgactagacggtatataataataataataataataataataataataataataataataataataatactgtatataatatataatatataatatatatgaaattatatgtaataataaataataaacaatataaaataaaatgaaaaatataaataaagtaattataagtaaaattatataattataaaataaaataatatgatatgtaatatataataatagtaataataatttagtATTGTATTTAAGGTCTGTGAAGTAGAAGTTGTTGATAAAAACACACTATGACAATGTAATGCCGCTATAATGGACAGAAGACGCCATTGTTATTTGTTGTAATTCAGGTTCAGCAATAAAAAGTGTAGAATTACTGCCATAACAAGCAGGGCTACATTTACTGTAGTGAAATACCAGCAATGCAAAAATGTGCAGGCTCATTAAAAAGAGActttcagttcagtttcagtGGGTTCCAGCTCATAAAGTGCTGAGGAAACTGAGGCTGATTTTCAGTTAAGAAAATCTTACagcaactacaacaacaacaaatatttgCAACAGAAATACATGAATGCCACATGTATCTCCTTTTGgctccttttttaaattattattttggggACATTTGATCCTTTAGAAACGCACTTTTATGCCGGTATTTAATAGAAGCAGCAGAGTTGACAGGAAATTGGTGAGAGTccattgcagtaaaaaaaaaaacagctggacTCAGACCAGGGACAGAGATGTTCAGGGTCAGTGTCTTAACCTCTTAACTGCAGGGATTGCACAagagtgtgtttttgtcttgtattttaaGAAGCACAAAAACAGTGCGTGTTGCTTCCattatgacagaaaataaatagaagaCTTCACACTTGTAATGTTCCTGTGTGCAGAGGCCCTGTCTGCTGCTGGTCTCAACCAGCCGCTTTGCATACAGTGTTCCCTGCACAGATTGAATATGGTTTGCAGTTTATTCATATCGTTTTCTTCATTtcttaacatttgtttttagcTTAGTCATTCTTGTACAGCAGTAGAATGAGTACTTTATTTAAGTaggtactttacttaagtaggtttcattttatgtaactttatgcttctactccactacttttTGAGGTAAAAATTGTTCTTTTAACTCCACaacagttacttttcaggttgagatttaacatgaaaaacatgatcaatttaaagtgattagattgtccattctgcataataagtaatCTTACTTTTCAAAcctgaagtacaattttgatgctgatacatttgtacttttacttaaacgTTTTGAATACAGGCCTTTAATTTGTAGTGCTAtaagtaattttacttaagtaagggatctgaatacttttcccacctcTTGTATGAGccttttctatttctatttcaccTGCAGTTCAGTGCGTACAGCAGTCAGAAAAAAAGCCCAGACAAGCCTGGGTGTTATCATAGAAATCAAGCAGTGTATTTCTAAGTTTTTTCAACATTTGTCCCATCTTGCTTTAGGTTTTGTCTGGGTACTCTGGTTTCTCACATACTTCAGAGACACCCATACAGTGTACACTGGGAAGCTGAAATGACCCTGAAATGACCCTGAAACATTAATACAGTGATCACATTTGCCTCTGTTTTGCTGAAGCAGGTCTTATagctcagggatgggcaacttaaatgctggagggggccacaatttttcatctacactatcacagggccacatatagggcaGTGCAcgtaaccagatatgatgaaactgcaattttaaatatgtttacagtgcagtaacttaacatatttcatgctcaaatgcatgtagaacagtacaACTAGGAatgcaaaaggtttgaagcaaataaaaaataaccacttactgtgttttctttctttttttcaatgcaagaacagcagaccaacattaattgcaagaagtaattctgtgcatttttacaccgcacttttaagatttcatgctcaaatgcatgtagttgtactgagggccacttcaagtgagggtgcgggccaaggttataatagttttggatttttcattagttttagttttaattttgttgtgattttttgttttcaaattcagttagttttagttagtttttagagtgagttttctagttttagtttagtttttatttttttaaaatgcttagttttaatttagtttttattagttttagtttttttgtaatgggctatgtgttggtgccagattcaaagtggtcataataaattttgcctttatttcctttggtttatcatctcagccccaataaggttattaactgttttgaattttggttggagtgtaaacatcccagtctcagtaaacatattcaccatgcgttgcatgttcaaatagaaacactgaattatgaatgaaaaaagttgacaaaaacgaaaacgaaggacatttccactataattttagttagttttagttagttttgtaaccacgcaatacagtttcagttagttatcgttttttaaaaaaactctagtttttatttttatttcagttaacgaaaatgttttttcaattctagttctcgttatttcgttagttttcgttaaccctataaagccaagtgtatcatattagatacagttatttttgagacctctacatcatcaaaaacctgatgtaaacatgtgttgaagataaacaaactgagcaacaaattgcacaaaaataccagatgtagcaaaaatgatatgcaggttccacgaatggatcagtcattgctgcattaaaaaacttcatatctgcagatgtatgatgttgtgttatatggaaaaaatatgtattttgcatgtttgaggaaaaaggaaaagtcaaagtcttaataggttaaaaatgttagggtttatatgtttttgttagttcgagaaaaacaaactttgtgagcaacaaaatgcacaaaaagacctgatgtatcaaatatgatacaaattagaattcatatatgcaatttatttatttattaaaattcgtcagcaggttaataagcactcagtttttacaaaaattgaattttctggcaattatttcatggttcaggctttataggattaactataataaccttggtgcgggccgtatgcagtTATGGTATAGCTGTTAGTTGACCGCCCGATAGGGGGCGTGAATGTAACAAGCTGAACGCCAAACTAcaccgaagaagaagaagaaggtagCAGGTGCCTGAGGTGCCTGCTTCTTATCTGTTGTTAGTGTCCTCTCAGGTGAAATTACAGGTAAGTTAAGACCTGCCGAGCAAAAACGACATATTTTACCGTCTATTTAACAAAGTCTCCGACAGCCCTGGCTTGTTTAATATGACAGCAGCATGTCGGGAGGAAAGAAGACGtgctgatgttgttgttgtgctaaCTTGTGACGGTAGCGAAGGTTAATCAATATTTGAAGCTGTCTTCTGCTTTGAAGCCAAACGTGAAGGTTAGCATTAGCTCCAGGGTGACACCTCGGTGACCGGAAGTATCCTTAAACTATTCTGCTCATTTTCAAGCAGCAATGATACAGTAACTCACCTAATGCTAACACAGCTAGCCCCGAAGCCCTCCAAACCAAATCCAGCTCAAATAGTCCTGTATTTAAGGTCGACGTTATAAAAAGTCATACAAAGATGTCATAATTAGATTTCCTTCCGActatatacacatttttagaTTCACCCCTGCCATTCGGCTTATCTGAGATGTTGTGTATTTTGATAAAAGTTCACTTTGAACTGCTGTAAGGttgtaaatgtgttgtttccGTAAACCAGAGGGAAGCCGTGTCCGCCACTCTTGAAATATTGAGATTTAATTCAGACAGATTCTGTTGTGTCGAATATTTATATTCTAAAATCACCCAATCatcattttaattcaaatttttaaaaacgTTTGTACCTTAGCACTAAATCGTTTCCAGATATCTGAGTGTTCACTTCCGTCCTGTCCTGCAGGATGTCAGTACAGCAACACAACCTTTCTTACACACATCTTTCTAAAGTGGTTGCAAATTTGTTTATTCTAAATTTCACttcacttttgtttattttgattaaaaCTTAGAACCACTTCCTTAGAAAAATACAACCAGCATCAAAACAAATAGTTGCAGACCAGTCTCTTATAGTGAGCGAGGCCAGAATACAGACAGAATCatattaaagaaacaaaaatgcatACATAATGTGATCAATTATATGATGGGAAGTTGTAAACTGCAGTACAAACACTACAACTCTAAGACAAGTGCAGCGTTGAGTCACCAGGGTCACATGATTGCATCACTACAAATCCTTACCAACCAAGGCTAACACCTCATCCAAACTTTCCAGCTTAAACTAGCTAAAATATACATCATCAATTATAAGTGAATGTAGTTACTGTTGTAGACAGTACAGACAgatgtatttattcataattagAGGTTACAAATGTTTTGCACTTTAGCCTCAATCCTCTTTAAGTGTGACAAGGTCACTGAGTCCCAGCTGATGCATGGCTAAGCCTGAGCTGAGAGGAGATAAACCAGTGAGCAAGAAGCCAACTCCAATGTGCTACTACAGTACGACACAAACTCCTGACTGAGTACAGGTCATGCTGACGGGCTGGATAGACAGAGTTTATTAGTAGTTGTAGTTGGGAGAATTTGGTTGTAATTAACGCAGGACCTTGTGTAAACACCATAAGAAAAACCCTGTCACCACCTGCTCGTTTTCACATGCTGTCCTCCTTGTTTGTCTGCCAGGATGGCACAGTGGGGTGCCGTATTCTCAATCATCGCTGCTCTGGGAGGAGCAGCACTGTTGGCCTCCGTTCACAAGATCGATGAGGGACACACTGGAGTTTACTACAGGTGAGACTGCAGCGcacattgttgtttattttgtgccTGAGGCATTAGAGTTAAAACTGAGACTATAAAAAAAGAGCATCTGCTTCAAAGATGTTTGCCATAAACAACCTTACTGTCACTACTATAAATACCTAGGCATTAAGATTGCCAAAAAATCCAGCTGTGTATTCTCTGCCTCTGTACCTTCTTAGGTGCAGAGTATTTAAAGTATTATTACTTGCACAGACATGCAGAAAGACCTAACAAACAACACCTTTGTCTGtcagtgttgaaaaaaaatactgagctTTTACTGGAACTGTGTAATCTATTAGTCACAAAGGTGTCTTCTAAGAACAAAGTGATTGTGTTTCAAGTcaagtttttgtgtcttttacccTGATAAAGAAGTTGCCTAAGTATGTGGGCAGCAAAGAAGGAATATCTGTACTTGCCATCAGCAGTAGCATAAAGGAAAAATGAGTCCTAACTGCCTCTAATAACATAAATGGTCCTCTTTGTATCATAAAGGCAACCTCAAATCATCATTTTGGCTATgaccaaaatctttattttgatCTTACCACATGTATTTAGAACAGTTTTATTCATTACAAGCTAAAATACCCCaggacaaagttttattttaagatGTGGTGattatctatgtgtgtgtgacacagagGAGGGGCTCTCCTGACCACCACCAGCGGCCCTGGTTTCCATCTTATGCTTCCATTCATCACCACATACAAGTCTGTTCAGGTGAGTCAAGTAAAGTCATTTTGTTAGTCCAAAACATCCCAAATCATTAATCTGTACACCATACAAAACCTTAATTCTTTAGATCCTcaaatcagaaaaatgaaaaggctatctgccctgtgattcagattggctcaaaaatgtaatgtattctTCCTTGGCTGATGCTCCACCCTTCCACTGTGTTTCATGAAATCGGGGCCTCATGGctagtattttttctttaatcctgctgacaaacaaaccaagaaACCaacttaaatgaaaatgtaacctCCTTGGAGGAGGTAATGAACTGAATCCTTACCATTAAGTGGGTCCTACATAATATGTGAAGTAGGATTCCCTCTCATACGTTAAACATGCACTGTATGTAGACATATGTATATGATGTAGTTATACATACTCTATATGCACAGTAAAATGTAAAGGGTACTCTTGCTGTTTGACTGATTCAACAGTTTAGGAGGGctggatgttttgtttttaaggtgggtgtgtgagtgtgttccaGTAGCTTCTTATTCATCTCAGACCTGCTTTGTGGTTCTTGGTTGACCATcctgatcatttttttcttagCAGCAGGTGATAGCTTGTGATTACATGAAGTTAAAATGCCTTACTACTATGCAAACTGTATTGGCATAACTTTTTACATcaatagatagagagatagatagacagatagacagacagactttatttatcccaagctgggaaattacagtgtagcagcagcattacacacagagacaatgacaacacaattcaataaaaagaataacctaggcatacttcaagcaataaaatataaaaatacaataaaatacaataaaaatacaatcaaatgtaatgtaaaaataaagtgtctaaagaaggagtatgtattaaggagtagaattccagtgcagaataaatatgaatatgcagtataaaatattatgtatatttaagacccataataatattaataaaacaaccaaaattaattctgtgtgtgtgtgtgtgtgtgtgtctgtgtgtgtgacaaagaaGTATGTGCTCCGATCATTCCATCACAATCAAAGTTGTAGAATTAACTGGAAATTCAAAATTGCGGTGACATACATATCTTTGCAAGTGTATTTAAACCTTTGACCCTAAATGTATATGTATGGGTATATCGCAATCAGGATCATAGCTCATCTcaactctaaaaaaaacaactgtagtCAGCTAGTGCAGTGAGTCTTTCCCCGCAAAGGACAGCAACTCATCTGATTGCTCAATCCACCTCCTGCCCCCCTCTAGATTTTTGTTCTGACATGGGATTCTGTGGAAAAGGAGCCCAGACTTGTCTCCTGTTCAGTTTGTGCATCCCAGtaaacagtgagcagttgtTGGCGGGTAGTGGGAAGCAGCTTTGTTTTGCCCTCAATGTGGGCATTCTCAGAGGGCCGTGGTGTCCCCTAAGAATTATCACACCCCGAAACTTTCAGGACAAACCTATGAATCCAGTGCAAAATCCCTGTGATACGAAGAACCTTTGTGAAGGGTGCAGCGTTGTGTTTGTGTAACACGTTATGTCATGGAGTGGTTGATTCAGCTCTTAGTCAAGTTACATTGCATGACACTCACCAGGACTTCCTGTAAGTGCGTTTCTCCTGTATGTGCAACCGAAATCCAggtttcttcaatttatttatttttattcatattgatTGAACTGATTTCATGCTGAATCGTTGTTTTTGTCTTCCAGACGACAATACAGACGGATGAGGTGAAAAATGTACCATGCGGCACAGGGTAGGTCTGCTGTTTGGATTAGCTTAAGTAGCATCAGATGTGGTCTGAAGACTTATGACACTAAGCATTCATCTTGTACCCTACACACTCCCACACAATACACTGGGTGGAGTATTACACCAACACTGTTGCCGCCAGATCTTCATCAGTACACATCTGGAGTGCTGGCCTCACcaacactgaaaacacaaactCTTCATCCTGTACTGGTGTTTTAGATAGAAAGTGCCTGTCAGATGTGTAATGTTATTCATTTGCTCTCTTTCAGTGGAGGAGTGATGATTTACTTTGACCGTATAGAAGTGGTGAACTACCTTGTTCCAGCAGCAGGTAAAGCCATCCAAAAAGCAGCCAACAGTGTGTTTTATCCTAAACTACTTCTTGATTTCTTTTCACATCTGAAAACACCTCAGTACTGACGGACATACTCCATGTTTTTCTGTTGCTCCTTGCTCCAGCAGAGCCACATACTGTATCCGTGTTATGTGTTTCTTTCCCTCTCCGCAGTGTACGACATAGTGAGGAACTTCACCGCAGACTACGACAAAGCTTTGATATTCAACAAGGTTCACCATGAGCTCAACCAGTTCTGCAGCGTTCACTCACTGCAGGAGGTCTACATTGACTTGTTTGGTAAGTGCTGCAGACTGGGTGCAAACTAACTTCTAatttacagtagtgttcaaaataatagcagtccaatgtgactaaccagattaatccatgtttttagtatattttttattgctacatggcaaacaaggtaccagtagatgcagtagattctcagaaaaccaacaagacccagcattcgtgatatgcacgctcttagttttttttttctaggatttagcaatcctgtaaATCacaaaactaatatttagttgtatgaccacagttttttataactgcttcacatctgtgtggcatggagtcaaccaacttgtggcacctttcagctgttattccactccaagattctttaacaacattcaacaattcatttacatttcttggtttgtcttcagaaacaacatttttgatgtcaccccacaagttctcaattggattaaggtccggggatcaatgttgttggtttggaaccaagattttgctggtttactagtgtgtttggggtcattgtcttgttgaaacacccatttcaagggcatgtcctcttcagcataaggcaacatgacctcttcaagtattttgacatatgcaaactgatccatgatccctggtatgtgataaataggcccaacaccatagtaggagaaacaagcccatatcatgatgcttgcaccaccatgcttcactgtcttcactgtgtactgtggcttcaATTCAGAGTTTGgcgctcgtctcacaaactgtctacggcccttggacccaaaaagaacaattttactctcatcagtccacaaaaagttcctccatttctctttaggccagttgatgtgttctttggcaaattgcaaaaaaaattgcattttttcacaaaattgatgacctcactgttTGAATGCCACgctgctatttttttaacacacccctttcaactaattgcccaattacacagccttaagagctgcatatcaccaatgctgggtcttgttggttttctgagaatctactgcacctactggtaccttgtttgccatgtagcaagaaaaaatgtactaaaaacctggattaatctggttagtcacattggactgctattattttgaacactactgtaacaCCTCTTCTTAGCTTTTCAACATAAACAGGATGTAGGCAGCCAACAGCTGAGGGTTCAAAACTCCTAAAATGTAATGGCTTGTTATTAGACTATACAGCTGTGCATATGGACTTAGTGTGATGTGCACTTTCTTTCAGTATGCCCAAGTAAGCCCACACTTGTGAGTGCTGTAACCAGTCTGTCTAACCGCGGTTCACAGATGGTAAACACAACCATGGCGTAATAATGAGACTGTCACGCATCAGTGGTAaaaagtttgtttacataaagcaaagcaaaggtCCTTCCAGTTTAAAGTGTTCTGAGAGTAAATGGAGTGTACTTATAtcgcgcttttatccaaagtgatttacactacacactacgctcattcacccgttcacacacattcatactggtcatactggtggctgaggctacacacaccgatgaacgcgacatcaggagccatttgggcttcagtatcttgctcaaggatacttagacatgtaggctgccacggtcagggatcgaaccaccggcCGTCAGATCAGTAGGCGatcactctaccaactgagtcaCAGCTGATAGTGTTTCTGTATTTCGGTCAGGAGCTTTTATTAATTGAAGATGTTCTTTTTGTCATCCTGAAATAAAGCAGTGCAGAATATACTCAGGATTAACTTCCATACATTTAGATCAAAAGCAGACAACTTCCTTAAGaagttaatattaatattgattCCAGTACTGACTGtattttaaaggagtttttgcCTGATACCAGTGAGTTGACTGATGTTGATATTATTCACTGTAACTTGACTGTAGAGTCATTTAATTAACAGTATTGATGTACTGTACTGTGGTAGctagatatttatatatttatttataacgtATACATTTTTAGGTGGGTTTTAATGCTTTGAGAACTTGAGTTAGATCTGACATGATCCATTTGTAGAGGGATtcaatttaaagggacagttcacccccaaatcaaaaatacacacaacaccTTTGTAGTGCTATTTGTCAATCTAGTCGAATCAGTCGTATGTGATGAGATGTGTGCCTTCTGTCAAATATATTGGGACTATAAGGAATTTCAATTATGGTGCAAAAAtatattgggggaaaaaaatctgtgaatTATGTGGATTATCTTCAATAACTGGATCATGATTTCTGAAACGAGACATTGCAGTTGAGTTTTTCAAgggtgtttttggtcactttgagcACCCCACAGCAAAATCTCTTTAATTCTATACGTCTACAGACCAAATCGATGAAAACCTGAAGTTGACACTACAGGAGGATCTAACAGCCATGGCACCGGGACTTATCATACAGGTACAGTAAAACCACCAGAAAGTCCAGCAGCTGAGATCAAAACTAAGCCTCAGactgttatttacatttaatgcaACACATAAGCTCAGGGGTTTGCTTTCAGAGGTGGAAACTGCATCTCATCTAATATCTGACATGATGtttgtaataaaactaaaacaacaaaaaatccaatccaaATACAATTTTCCTTGTGCATCCCTACTAAGAAGGGATGGTTTCTATCTTTGtcaccttgttttctttctttagaaGTGTAATTAATTAGAAAACACTAAAAAGCATCTAAACTCAGATTGGACTGCAGCATAGAACCAGGGTATTGAAGTTGTAAACAGTAATGTCAACCTAATGAAACGCTAAATAGAGAGTCCAGACAAATCCTTTTACAGTTTGCAGCTTTATATTGACTCTCTCAGCCTCTATAAAGCCCCTCTCCTGGGAAGTACAGAACAAGACACTGTTTGTCTGAAGAGTTTGATAAAGAACAACATTAAGAGTGACTTTAAAAGGGTTTCAACCCCTCCTCCACACCCTCAGAGATACACATATTTCACTCTGGGGTGTTGAACACTCCACTGGGCTTTAATACTCTGACTTTATGTTTCCTGTAAATCTCTAGAAGCAGTTAAAATAACAATTGCAGTTTCTGGGAAACCAGTAATCATACAGTTTGGAGGTCCGTCAAACAGGACTGGCTTTTTTccgattaaaacatttttttaaaggcctGTTGCTTTAAATACTCCCACTTTCTTTATCTGCCTGTTTCGGAGTTGACTGTTTCTTTcgctgtctttttttgtctgtctcGCTGGTCCACAGGCGGTCCGTGTCACAAAACCCAATATCCCAGAGAGCATTCGCAGGAACTACGAGCTCATGtaagttgtctttttttttccccgtaCCCAACAAGGAATGTTCCCTGACCCCTAAAGCCTGTGTTGTGTAATTATTTTCCCTCCCAAGTGGACGGACCTGATGTTAATCCAACTCGCTCTGCCAAGTCCTGCAAAACTGTTTCATGTCAGTATGTGATCATGTTACTTTGGCCTCAAGCATGTCCTTAGTCACAGCAACTGtgtgagaaaaagaggaaattgAGGATTTGCAATAAGTTGTTGGGTTCATTCCACGTAGGGTGAGTCAGTGAAAGTGAAAGAATTCAAGTCAGACAGACACAATGTGAGATTGTTCAGGTTAGAGCCAGGTACTGTGTGTGAATTGTGAACCCTTAACCCTGACTCATGCAACATGTATGTACCAGTTGGTCTAATTTGTCATCTacact
It contains:
- the erlin2 gene encoding erlin-2 gives rise to the protein MAQWGAVFSIIAALGGAALLASVHKIDEGHTGVYYRGGALLTTTSGPGFHLMLPFITTYKSVQTTIQTDEVKNVPCGTGGGVMIYFDRIEVVNYLVPAAVYDIVRNFTADYDKALIFNKVHHELNQFCSVHSLQEVYIDLFDQIDENLKLTLQEDLTAMAPGLIIQAVRVTKPNIPESIRRNYELMESEKTKLLISQQTQKVVEKEAETERIKAVIEAEKVAQVASIKFEQKVMEKETEKRISEIEDGAFLAREKARADAEFYTSQRNAEANKIKLTPEYLQLMKYRAIATNSKIYFGNEIPHMFVDSGSAGSSIKASAAMDIAADQILDLD